From a region of the Gossypium raimondii isolate GPD5lz chromosome 10, ASM2569854v1, whole genome shotgun sequence genome:
- the LOC105777587 gene encoding plasmodesmata-located protein 2 isoform X2, giving the protein MGFGFFSKPFFLFLSFLVFFTNLELYPLVESAPDYTTLVYKGCAKQSFTDPAGIYSQALSALFQTLLSQSMKVKFYKTTTGTGQTTITGLFQCRGDLSNSDCYSCASRLPTLADKLCGKTLAARIQLYGCYMLYEVAGFAQISGMEMLFKTCGATNVAGTGFEERRDTAFSVLESGVVSNHGFYTTNYQSVYLLGQCEGDVGDSDCGECVKSAVQRAQVECGSSISGQIYLHKCFISYNYYPNGVPRRSSSSSYPHPSSSSSGQNTGKTVAIILGGAASVGFLVILLMFARGVMKKKHDDY; this is encoded by the exons AtgggttttggttttttttcaaaacccttcttccTTTTCCTCtcatttcttgttttctttacCAATCTTGAACTTTACCCTCTTGTTGAATCAGCCCCTGATTACACAACTTTGGTCTACAAAGGTTGTGCTAAGCAGTCTTTCACAGATCCAGCTGGGATATACTCCCAGGCCTTGTCTGCCTTGTTTCAGACCTTGCTTTCACAGTCCATGAAGGTAAAGTTTTACAAGACAACAACGGGTACTGGCCAAACCACAATCACTGGTCTTTTTCAATGTAGGGGAGATCTCAGTAACAGTGATTGTTACAGCTGTGCCAGCAGGCTTCCAACTTTAGCCGACAAACTTTGTGGCAAAACTTTAGCTGCAAGAATCCAACTTTATGGTTGCTACATGTTGTATGAAGTTGCTGGGTTTGCTCAAATCTCTGGCATGGAGATGTTGTTCAAGACTTGTGGTGCTACAAATGTTGCCGGGACTGGGTTTGAAGAGAGGAGGGACACTGCCTTTTCAGTGTTGGAAAGTGGGGTGGTTAGCAACCATGGTTTTTACACCACAAATTACCAATCTGTTTATCTTTTGGGGCAATGTGAAGGAGATGTGGGGGATTCAGATTGTGGTGAGTGCGTAAAGAGTGCTGTTCAAAGAGCTCAAGTTGAGTGTGGGAGTTCCATCTCAGGTCAAATCTATCTTCACAAATGCTTTATCAGTTACAACTATTATCCTAATGGGGTCCCAAGAagatcatcttcttcttcatatccacatccttcttcatcttcatcag GGCAAAATACAGGGAAGACAGTGGCTATAATATTAGGAGGGGCAGCAAGTGTTGGATTCCTAGTCATTTTGTTGATGTTTGCAAGGGGTGTGATGAAGAAAAAACATGACG ATTACTGA
- the LOC105777587 gene encoding plasmodesmata-located protein 2 isoform X1, with translation MGFGFFSKPFFLFLSFLVFFTNLELYPLVESAPDYTTLVYKGCAKQSFTDPAGIYSQALSALFQTLLSQSMKVKFYKTTTGTGQTTITGLFQCRGDLSNSDCYSCASRLPTLADKLCGKTLAARIQLYGCYMLYEVAGFAQISGMEMLFKTCGATNVAGTGFEERRDTAFSVLESGVVSNHGFYTTNYQSVYLLGQCEGDVGDSDCGECVKSAVQRAQVECGSSISGQIYLHKCFISYNYYPNGVPRRSSSSSYPHPSSSSSGTGQNTGKTVAIILGGAASVGFLVILLMFARGVMKKKHDDY, from the exons AtgggttttggttttttttcaaaacccttcttccTTTTCCTCtcatttcttgttttctttacCAATCTTGAACTTTACCCTCTTGTTGAATCAGCCCCTGATTACACAACTTTGGTCTACAAAGGTTGTGCTAAGCAGTCTTTCACAGATCCAGCTGGGATATACTCCCAGGCCTTGTCTGCCTTGTTTCAGACCTTGCTTTCACAGTCCATGAAGGTAAAGTTTTACAAGACAACAACGGGTACTGGCCAAACCACAATCACTGGTCTTTTTCAATGTAGGGGAGATCTCAGTAACAGTGATTGTTACAGCTGTGCCAGCAGGCTTCCAACTTTAGCCGACAAACTTTGTGGCAAAACTTTAGCTGCAAGAATCCAACTTTATGGTTGCTACATGTTGTATGAAGTTGCTGGGTTTGCTCAAATCTCTGGCATGGAGATGTTGTTCAAGACTTGTGGTGCTACAAATGTTGCCGGGACTGGGTTTGAAGAGAGGAGGGACACTGCCTTTTCAGTGTTGGAAAGTGGGGTGGTTAGCAACCATGGTTTTTACACCACAAATTACCAATCTGTTTATCTTTTGGGGCAATGTGAAGGAGATGTGGGGGATTCAGATTGTGGTGAGTGCGTAAAGAGTGCTGTTCAAAGAGCTCAAGTTGAGTGTGGGAGTTCCATCTCAGGTCAAATCTATCTTCACAAATGCTTTATCAGTTACAACTATTATCCTAATGGGGTCCCAAGAagatcatcttcttcttcatatccacatccttcttcatcttcatcag GAACAGGGCAAAATACAGGGAAGACAGTGGCTATAATATTAGGAGGGGCAGCAAGTGTTGGATTCCTAGTCATTTTGTTGATGTTTGCAAGGGGTGTGATGAAGAAAAAACATGACG ATTACTGA